The Paraburkholderia acidisoli genome contains a region encoding:
- a CDS encoding glycosyltransferase, whose amino-acid sequence MESASIATYRRADPNAPDSTGLTDPGDAGQTSATRAQASDDWIAIIEPNFTGHRWRYVEWIAQACVEAGHRCLVITDAGYAQHPLAQRIVREARPDLRLVLLDLHTVPRGVLYAASVYMRFRDFYARALVEVQRTMPVRLVVAPYADYFFYTLAPLGSPFGETPWIAIVMGMTFHHAGAGLRTPRRPVVDLAKSLLFRRGMRVRGLRTLFTIDPTLPDWYAATKPAQGARLAYVADPFPETPAADRQEARARLGLDTNTRYLLVYGAIGERKGIRELMRALIQLGAGHDAPRLVIAGQQDDETRAFINAHAPRITPAPVIFDQFVSDAMERDLFSACDAVWLGYLKHYGMSGVLVQAYRFNVPVLASADGLIGWFCRDGSLGPQLDDLEPATIARALAALPAYWRDHENVDSRLAAGTPAAGMPDAGTPDANHLLARNTLDEFKRTLQSAMA is encoded by the coding sequence ATGGAATCCGCGTCGATCGCCACCTACCGCCGTGCCGACCCCAACGCTCCCGACAGCACCGGCCTGACCGATCCCGGCGATGCCGGGCAGACGAGCGCCACGCGCGCGCAGGCGAGCGACGACTGGATCGCGATCATCGAGCCGAATTTCACGGGCCATCGCTGGCGTTACGTGGAGTGGATCGCGCAGGCCTGCGTGGAAGCGGGCCACCGCTGCCTCGTCATCACGGACGCCGGGTACGCGCAGCATCCGCTCGCGCAGCGCATCGTGCGCGAGGCCCGCCCCGACCTGCGTCTCGTGCTGCTCGACCTGCACACGGTGCCGCGCGGCGTGCTCTACGCGGCCAGCGTCTACATGCGCTTTCGCGACTTCTACGCGCGCGCGCTCGTCGAAGTGCAACGCACGATGCCCGTGCGGCTCGTGGTGGCGCCCTACGCCGATTACTTCTTCTACACGCTCGCGCCGCTCGGCTCGCCGTTCGGCGAGACGCCGTGGATCGCCATCGTGATGGGCATGACCTTCCATCACGCGGGCGCGGGTTTGCGCACGCCGCGCCGCCCGGTCGTCGATCTCGCGAAATCGCTGCTGTTTCGCCGTGGCATGCGCGTGCGCGGCCTGCGCACGCTGTTCACGATCGACCCCACGCTGCCCGACTGGTACGCCGCGACGAAACCCGCGCAGGGCGCCAGGCTCGCCTATGTCGCCGATCCGTTTCCCGAGACGCCCGCGGCCGATCGGCAGGAAGCGCGCGCGCGGCTGGGACTCGACACGAACACGCGCTATCTGCTCGTGTATGGCGCGATCGGCGAACGCAAGGGCATCCGCGAATTGATGCGGGCGCTGATCCAGCTCGGCGCGGGACACGACGCGCCGCGCCTCGTGATCGCCGGTCAGCAGGACGACGAAACGCGCGCGTTCATCAACGCGCACGCGCCGCGCATCACGCCCGCGCCGGTGATCTTCGACCAGTTCGTTTCGGATGCGATGGAGCGCGATCTGTTCTCGGCGTGCGACGCCGTGTGGCTCGGCTATCTCAAGCACTACGGCATGAGCGGCGTGCTGGTGCAGGCGTACCGCTTCAACGTGCCGGTGCTCGCGAGCGCCGACGGTCTGATCGGCTGGTTCTGCCGCGACGGCTCGCTCGGCCCGCAGCTCGACGATCTCGAACCGGCGACGATCGCGCGCGCGCTCGCCGCGCTGCCGGCTTATTGGCGCGATCACGAAAACGTGGATTCCCGACTCGCTGCCGGTACGCCCGCTGCCGGTATGCCCGACGCCGGTACTCCCGACGCCAACCACCTGCTAGCTCGCAACACGCTCGACGAATTCAAGCGCACGCTGCAAAGCGCGATGGCTTGA